The proteins below are encoded in one region of Scyliorhinus torazame isolate Kashiwa2021f chromosome 8, sScyTor2.1, whole genome shotgun sequence:
- the LOC140428088 gene encoding pyruvate dehydrogenase E1 component subunit alpha, mitochondrial-like, whose amino-acid sequence MTKMLRLLGNLIRRENSPAKVLVGSRNYADFASEASFDIKKCDLHRLEEGPATSTILTREDGLKYYHTMQLIRRMELKADQLYKQKIIRGFCHLYDGQEACCVGIEVAIKPTDHLITAYRSHGYSYTRGVSVKKILAELTGRRGGCAKGRGGSMHMYGNNFYGGNGIVGAQVPLGAGIALACKYFEKDELCVSLYGDGAANQGQIFETYNMAMLWKLPCIFICENNRYGMGTSVERAAASTDYYKRGDYIPGLRVDGMDILCVREATKFAADHCRSGKGPILMELQTYRYHGHSMSDPGVSYRTREEIQEVRSKSDPITMLKERMLNNNLSNVEELKEIDANVRQEVEEGAQFATTDPEPPLEELAHNIYCNDAAFDVRGTNPWIKYKSVS is encoded by the exons CCAGCCAAAGTTCTGGTGGGATCTCGCAATTATGCCGACTTTGCATCTGAAGCATCATTTGATATTAAG AAATGTGACTTGCATCGTCTTGAAGAAGGTCCTGCAACTTCAACCATCCTGACCAGAGAGGATGGCCTTAAATATTACCACACAATGCAACTAATTCGCCGTATGGAGCTCAAGGCAGATCAGCTGTACAAACAGAAGATCATCCGCGGGTTCTGCCACTTGTATGATGGTCAA GAAGCTTGTTGTGTTGGAATCGAAGTTGCGATCAAACCAACAGACCACCTGATAACAGCTTATCGGTCTCATGGTTACAGCTACACACGTGGGGTTTCTGTCAAAAAAATTCTGGCTGAGCTGACTG GTAGACGTGGAGGTTGTGCTAAAGGCAGAGGTGGCTCTATGCATATGTATGGCAACAATTTCTATGGTGGCAATGGCATTGTTGGTGCGCAG GTTCCTCTTGGAGCTGGGATTGCTCTAGCTTGCAAATATTTTGAAAAGGACGAGCTATGTGTGTCTTTGTACGGTGATGGTGCAGCTAATCAG GGCCAGATCTTTGAAACTTACAACATGGCAATGCTATGGAAGCTACCTTGCATATTTATCTGTGAAAACAACAGATACGGCATGggtacatctgtggagagagcagcagccagcaCTGACTATTATAAGAGAGGTGACTACATCCCTGGCCTGAGG GTCGATGGCATGGATATATTGTGTGTTAGAGAAGCAACAAAGTTTGCAGCAGACCATTGCAGGTCTGGAAAG GGCCCTATCTTGATGGAACTGCAAACCTATCGTTATCATGGACACAGTATGAGCGATCCTGGTGTCAG TTACCGTACCAGAGAAGAAATCCAGGAAGTGCGAAGTAAAAGTGATCCCATCACCATGTTGAAGGAGAGGATGCTGAACAATAACCTATCCAACGTAGAAGAGCTGAAG GAAATTGATGCTAACGTCAGGCAAGAGGTGGAAGAAGGAGCACAGTTTGCCACCACTGACCCTGAACCACCCCTAGAAGAGCTGGCCCACAACATTTACTGCAATGATGCAGCATTCGATGTTCGTGGCACTAACCCATGGATCAAGTATAAATCTGTCTCCTGA